In Burkholderiales bacterium, one genomic interval encodes:
- the nirJ gene encoding heme d1 biosynthesis radical SAM protein NirJ: protein MFRITQYMQEILRPTPLGARHQPPGPVVIWNLVRRCNLTCKHCYSISADRDFPGELTTEEIFAVMDDLKAFGVPALILSGGEPLLRPDIFTIARRAKAMGFYVALSSNGTLIDGDNVAEIAGVGFDYVGISLDGMEQTHDRFRRKAGAFRAALRGIRLCRAAGIKVGLRFTLTRDNVADLPDTLRLMESEGVDKFYLSHLNYAGRGNKHRGDDAIHQATRRAMDLLFATCWRRLVEGRPAEFVTGNNDADGVYLLLWTQRHFPEHTAHLRARLAQWGGNASGVHVANIDNLGNVHPDTFWWDYTLGNVRQRPFSEIWTDLRDPILAGLRRRPRQIKGRCGQCQWFDICGGNTRVRAWQLTGDPWQEDPACYLTDEEIGVSSGGERLAVTPYVPLRRMMKP, encoded by the coding sequence ATGTTCCGCATCACCCAATACATGCAGGAAATCCTCCGGCCGACGCCCCTCGGTGCGCGTCACCAGCCTCCGGGCCCGGTCGTCATCTGGAATCTGGTCCGCCGTTGCAATCTCACCTGCAAGCACTGTTACTCCATTTCGGCGGACAGGGATTTTCCAGGCGAGCTCACGACCGAGGAGATTTTCGCCGTCATGGATGACCTGAAGGCATTCGGCGTTCCCGCCTTGATCCTCTCCGGCGGTGAGCCTCTTCTCCGTCCGGACATTTTCACCATTGCCCGCCGTGCCAAGGCCATGGGCTTTTATGTCGCCTTGTCGAGCAATGGCACGTTGATCGACGGAGACAATGTCGCCGAGATTGCCGGAGTGGGCTTTGACTACGTGGGTATCTCACTGGATGGCATGGAACAAACCCATGACCGTTTTCGCCGCAAGGCCGGTGCCTTCCGCGCCGCGCTGCGGGGCATTCGCCTCTGCCGGGCGGCGGGCATCAAGGTTGGCCTGCGCTTCACCCTGACCCGCGACAACGTAGCCGATCTGCCTGATACGCTGCGCCTGATGGAAAGCGAAGGAGTGGACAAGTTCTACCTCTCCCATCTCAACTATGCCGGTCGCGGCAACAAGCACCGGGGTGACGATGCCATCCATCAGGCCACCCGGCGGGCAATGGACCTTTTGTTCGCTACCTGCTGGCGCCGTCTGGTGGAAGGACGGCCGGCCGAATTCGTCACCGGCAACAACGATGCCGATGGCGTTTACCTGCTATTGTGGACACAGCGCCATTTTCCCGAGCACACCGCGCACCTGCGGGCCAGACTCGCCCAGTGGGGGGGCAATGCCAGTGGCGTCCATGTCGCCAACATCGATAACCTGGGCAACGTTCATCCCGACACGTTCTGGTGGGATTACACCCTGGGCAATGTGCGGCAGCGGCCGTTCTCGGAAATCTGGACCGACCTGCGCGATCCCATCCTGGCCGGCCTCAGGCGCAGACCGCGCCAGATCAAAGGCCGCTGTGGGCAATGCCAGTGGTTCGACATCTGCGGCGGGAACACGCGGGTGCGTGCCTGGCAACTGACCGGTGATCCATGGCAGGAAGACCCGGCTTGCTACCTCACCGACGAGGAGATTGGCGTCTCCAGCGGTGGCGAGCGGCTGGCGGTCACCCCTTACGTTCCCTTGCGCAGGATGATGAAACCGTGA
- a CDS encoding AsnC family transcriptional regulator, which yields MDALDRTLINALQGDFPISERPFAEVAARFGCDEATVIERIRRLIAAGFLSRFGPLYNAEAMGGALCLAAMAVPAERFDEVAAQVNRHPEVAHNYARDHRLNMWFVIATETAAALAEVVRRIEGETGLSVHLLPRIREYFVGLKLTV from the coding sequence ATGGATGCGCTCGACCGCACTCTGATCAATGCCTTGCAGGGCGACTTCCCCATCTCCGAGCGCCCCTTCGCTGAAGTTGCGGCCCGCTTCGGCTGCGACGAGGCCACGGTTATCGAGCGCATCCGCCGTCTTATCGCCGCCGGTTTCCTGAGCCGCTTCGGTCCCCTGTACAACGCCGAAGCCATGGGCGGTGCACTCTGCCTCGCCGCCATGGCGGTACCGGCCGAGCGCTTCGACGAGGTCGCAGCGCAGGTGAACCGGCATCCGGAAGTGGCACACAACTACGCGCGCGACCACCGGCTGAACATGTGGTTTGTCATCGCCACGGAAACAGCGGCTGCGCTCGCCGAGGTTGTCCGCCGCATCGAGGGCGAAACGGGTCTTTCGGTCCACCTGTTGCCCCGCATTCGGGAATATTTCGTCGGCTTGAAGCTCACGGTATGA
- a CDS encoding nitrite reductase encodes MAGRPGLLPHRRGDWRLQRWRAAGGHPLRSLAQDDETVNIRIARDARKTIVCSRRHQGSPFPLLFCLVGILVSAAAPASAAESPASLYARHCANCHGADRLGGSGPALLPENLERLRKGDAVQVIRDGRVATQMPAFASRLAAAEIEALADFIYSPPDNPPRWIISDIKASHIEYVKPGSLPDRPRFDADPLNLFLVVETGDHHATLLDGDRLRPIHRFPTRFALHGGPKFSPDGRYVFLASRDGWITRFDIWNLTPTHEIRAAINTRNLAVSADGRYVLVGNTLPPTLVVLDARNLLPLKLIPVADADGRPSRVSAVYDAAPRRSFIVALKDAREVWEIPYGEGHEPVYPGLVHDYRMAEALADKGPFPVRRILLDEVLDDFYFDATYTHLMGTSRTAGRGQVVNLDIGRKIAELDLPGLPHLGSGITWEWEGRPVMATPNLRAGVVSVIDMKTWQVIRRIPTAGPGFFLRSHENTPYAWADSFLSPARDTLTIIDKRSLEVVTHLIPAPGKTAAHVEFTRDGRYALVSLWEKDGALIVYDAATLGEVTRIPMSKPSGKYNVYNKITRSSGTSH; translated from the coding sequence ATGGCAGGAAGACCCGGCTTGCTACCTCACCGACGAGGAGATTGGCGTCTCCAGCGGTGGCGAGCGGCTGGCGGTCACCCCTTACGTTCCCTTGCGCAGGATGATGAAACCGTGAACATCCGGATCGCTCGCGATGCCCGTAAAACCATCGTCTGCTCACGCCGGCATCAGGGTTCGCCCTTCCCCCTGCTTTTTTGCCTGGTGGGCATTCTGGTTAGCGCGGCAGCCCCCGCATCCGCCGCCGAATCCCCTGCAAGTCTCTACGCCCGGCACTGCGCCAACTGCCACGGCGCCGACCGCCTGGGTGGAAGCGGGCCGGCCCTGTTGCCGGAAAACCTCGAGCGCCTGCGCAAAGGGGACGCCGTGCAGGTCATCCGCGACGGGCGCGTTGCCACCCAAATGCCCGCTTTCGCTTCACGACTTGCGGCGGCGGAGATCGAGGCCCTCGCCGATTTCATCTACAGTCCGCCGGACAACCCTCCCCGCTGGATCATCAGCGACATCAAGGCGTCCCACATCGAATATGTTAAGCCCGGCAGCCTGCCGGACCGACCCCGCTTCGATGCCGATCCGTTGAACCTGTTCCTGGTGGTGGAGACGGGCGACCATCATGCCACCCTGCTCGACGGCGACCGGTTGCGACCCATCCACCGTTTTCCGACCCGTTTCGCCCTGCATGGCGGACCGAAGTTTTCCCCCGACGGCCGCTATGTATTCCTGGCTTCGCGCGATGGATGGATTACCCGCTTCGACATCTGGAATCTGACCCCCACCCATGAAATCCGCGCTGCCATCAACACGCGCAACCTCGCCGTCTCCGCCGACGGGCGCTACGTCCTGGTGGGCAATACGCTGCCGCCGACTCTCGTGGTGCTGGATGCCAGGAACCTCCTTCCCCTCAAGCTGATCCCGGTGGCGGACGCGGACGGCCGGCCCTCCCGCGTATCCGCGGTCTACGACGCCGCGCCGCGAAGAAGCTTCATCGTTGCCCTCAAGGATGCCAGGGAGGTGTGGGAAATCCCCTACGGCGAAGGCCACGAACCAGTCTATCCCGGACTCGTCCATGACTACCGCATGGCGGAAGCGCTGGCCGACAAGGGACCTTTCCCCGTGCGGCGTATCCTTCTTGACGAGGTGCTGGACGATTTCTATTTCGATGCCACCTATACCCACCTGATGGGGACTTCGCGCACGGCTGGCCGGGGCCAGGTGGTGAATCTGGACATCGGCCGCAAAATCGCAGAGTTGGACCTGCCTGGCCTGCCCCATCTGGGTTCTGGCATTACCTGGGAATGGGAAGGACGACCGGTGATGGCCACCCCCAATCTGCGTGCCGGTGTGGTAAGCGTGATTGACATGAAAACCTGGCAGGTCATCCGTCGCATTCCCACGGCCGGACCGGGCTTTTTCCTGCGCAGCCACGAAAACACCCCCTATGCGTGGGCCGACAGCTTCCTCAGCCCCGCACGGGACACGCTCACCATCATCGACAAGCGCAGCCTGGAAGTCGTGACGCACCTCATCCCCGCCCCGGGCAAGACCGCAGCCCATGTGGAATTCACCCGCGATGGCCGCTACGCCCTGGTGAGCCTGTGGGAAAAGGATGGTGCGCTCATCGTCTACGACGCCGCCACCCTGGGCGAAGTGACGCGCATTCCGATGAGCAAGCCGTCCGGAAAGTACAACGTATACAACAAGATCACCCGCTCCAGCGGAACCAGCCACTGA
- a CDS encoding AsnC family transcriptional regulator produces the protein MNAPDRLLLDETDRRLVQATQAGLPLLPRPYLAIATALGLSEKEVMARLQRMLERGVIRRIGAIPNHYALGYRANGMSVWDVPDEVVDTLGEEVGALPFVTHCYRRPRLPPHWPYNLFAMVHGRNREEVEEKIRIIQQRLGTHCRGHEVLYSTRILKKTGLRLYT, from the coding sequence ATGAACGCCCCTGACCGCCTGCTCCTTGATGAAACCGATCGCCGCCTCGTGCAGGCCACCCAGGCCGGTCTGCCTTTGCTTCCCCGCCCCTATCTGGCGATCGCCACGGCCCTTGGGCTGAGCGAAAAGGAGGTGATGGCGCGGCTGCAACGCATGCTCGAGCGGGGTGTCATTCGGCGCATTGGCGCCATTCCCAACCACTATGCCCTTGGCTATCGTGCCAACGGCATGAGCGTGTGGGACGTTCCGGACGAGGTGGTGGATACCCTGGGAGAGGAGGTGGGCGCCCTGCCCTTCGTTACCCACTGTTATCGGCGGCCCCGGCTTCCGCCCCACTGGCCTTACAACCTGTTCGCCATGGTGCACGGCCGCAATAGGGAGGAGGTGGAGGAGAAAATCAGGATCATCCAGCAACGCCTTGGCACTCACTGCCGCGGCCACGAGGTGCTCTACAGCACCCGTATCCTGAAGAAGACCGGTCTGCGTCTTTATACCTGA
- a CDS encoding nitrite reductase, with amino-acid sequence MRRTPMRPRIRIIAASIALVGLAAPVAFAADAPPSGHPGTAEPELRYKGAPVPIKPEEAREVVTPKAPPMTAEEFARAKQIYFERCAGCHGVLRKGATGKPLTPDITLARGTEYLKVFINYGSPQGMPNWGTSGELSERDVDIMARFLQHEPPTPPEFGMKEMKQTWKVLVPPEKRPKRQENNYNLSNLFSVTLRDTGEVALIDGDTKKIINIVKTGYAVHISRLSHSGRYLYVIGRDGQVNLIDLWMKVPDNVAVIKIGLEARSVDTSKYKGYEDKYAIAGAYWPPQYVIMKGDTLEPLKIVSTRGYTVDTQEYHPEPRVASIVSSHFHPEFVVNVKETGQTLMVNYSDINNLKVTAIGTERFLHDGGWDASKRYFLVAANQRNKIAVVDAKEDKLVTLVDVGKIPHPGRGANFVDPKYGPVWATGHLGDDSIAVIGTDPVKHPQYAWKVVRTLKGQGGGSLFIKTHPKSKNLWVDTALNPDPTISQSVAVYDVTDLDKPPQIIKVAEMANLGEGPKRVVQPEYNQAGDEVWFSVWNSKTQQSAIVVLDDKTRKLKAVIKDPRLITPTGKFNVYNTQHDIY; translated from the coding sequence ATGAGGAGAACACCCATGCGCCCACGCATTCGCATCATCGCCGCCAGCATTGCCCTGGTGGGACTCGCCGCTCCTGTCGCCTTCGCCGCTGACGCGCCCCCCTCCGGGCATCCGGGGACAGCAGAGCCCGAACTCCGTTACAAGGGTGCGCCGGTACCCATCAAGCCTGAGGAGGCACGAGAGGTCGTCACCCCCAAAGCGCCACCCATGACCGCAGAGGAATTCGCCCGCGCCAAGCAGATTTACTTCGAGCGTTGTGCCGGCTGCCACGGCGTGCTGCGCAAGGGTGCCACGGGCAAACCGTTGACGCCCGACATCACGTTGGCCCGCGGCACCGAATATCTCAAGGTCTTCATCAACTACGGTTCACCCCAAGGCATGCCGAACTGGGGTACCTCCGGAGAGCTGAGCGAGCGCGACGTGGACATCATGGCCCGTTTTCTCCAGCATGAACCGCCCACGCCGCCCGAATTCGGCATGAAGGAGATGAAACAAACCTGGAAGGTTCTCGTACCCCCCGAGAAGCGGCCAAAAAGGCAGGAGAACAACTACAACCTGAGCAACCTGTTCTCCGTGACCCTGCGTGATACGGGGGAAGTCGCCCTGATCGATGGGGACACCAAGAAAATCATCAACATCGTCAAGACCGGCTACGCGGTTCACATTTCCCGCCTCTCCCATTCCGGCCGCTATCTGTACGTGATCGGGCGTGACGGTCAGGTCAACCTCATCGACCTGTGGATGAAGGTTCCAGACAACGTGGCGGTGATCAAGATCGGCCTGGAGGCGCGTTCGGTGGACACCTCCAAGTACAAGGGCTACGAGGACAAATATGCCATTGCCGGCGCTTATTGGCCACCGCAGTACGTGATCATGAAGGGCGACACTCTGGAGCCGCTCAAGATTGTTTCCACACGTGGCTACACAGTGGATACCCAGGAATACCATCCGGAGCCGCGGGTGGCGTCCATCGTGTCCTCCCATTTCCATCCCGAATTCGTGGTCAACGTCAAGGAAACCGGGCAGACGCTGATGGTCAATTACAGTGACATCAACAATCTGAAGGTCACAGCCATTGGCACGGAGCGGTTCCTGCACGATGGCGGCTGGGATGCGAGCAAGCGCTATTTCCTGGTGGCCGCCAATCAACGCAACAAAATCGCTGTCGTCGACGCGAAGGAGGATAAGCTGGTCACGCTGGTCGACGTGGGCAAGATCCCCCACCCGGGTCGCGGCGCCAACTTCGTCGATCCCAAGTACGGCCCGGTGTGGGCGACCGGGCATCTCGGCGATGATTCCATCGCCGTGATCGGCACCGACCCCGTCAAGCATCCCCAATATGCGTGGAAGGTGGTGCGAACGCTCAAAGGGCAGGGCGGCGGCTCATTGTTCATCAAAACGCACCCGAAATCGAAAAACCTGTGGGTGGACACCGCCCTCAATCCCGATCCCACCATCAGTCAGTCCGTCGCCGTCTATGACGTCACGGATCTGGACAAGCCACCCCAGATCATCAAGGTAGCCGAGATGGCCAACCTCGGTGAGGGCCCCAAGCGGGTCGTGCAGCCCGAGTACAACCAGGCCGGTGACGAGGTGTGGTTCTCGGTCTGGAACAGCAAGACCCAGCAGTCGGCCATCGTCGTCCTAGACGACAAGACACGCAAGCTCAAGGCGGTGATCAAAGATCCGCGCCTGATCACGCCGACGGGCAAGTTCAATGTCTACAACACCCAGCACGACATTTATTGA
- a CDS encoding cytochrome c — protein MGPRRLFTAAILLGLFAPGVPAATTEPAPDDMRRAALIRLVRHDCGACHGLHLTGGLGPALTADALRGRPVAALIETVLRGRPGTPMPPWAGLLSEADAAWIVSRLQEGFPDAP, from the coding sequence ATGGGACCCAGACGCCTTTTCACCGCTGCCATTCTGCTGGGACTGTTTGCTCCGGGCGTTCCGGCGGCAACGACAGAGCCGGCTCCCGATGACATGCGGCGGGCCGCCTTGATCCGCCTTGTCCGCCATGACTGCGGCGCCTGCCACGGCCTGCATCTGACGGGCGGGCTGGGTCCCGCCCTCACCGCAGACGCCCTGCGCGGCAGACCGGTGGCTGCCCTGATCGAGACGGTATTGCGTGGACGTCCGGGAACGCCCATGCCGCCGTGGGCGGGGCTGCTGTCCGAAGCTGACGCGGCATGGATCGTTTCCAGGCTGCAGGAGGGGTTTCCCGATGCGCCCTGA
- a CDS encoding protein nirF, translating into MRPDWWLMLVLFLGGCASTSLRGTGDLGVVIERASGSIQVVDTSRRVSLGRVEGLGDLSHASVNFSRDGRFAYIFGRDGGLSRVDLLTLKVTHRILQSGNSIGGAISQDGRLIAAANYTPGGVKIFAADDLHLLAEIPAVGADGRPSKVVGLVDAPGRRFIFSLFEAGEIWVADVRDPHRPRLSKYPAMGREPYDGMISADGRFYAAGLFGEDGVALLDLWQPAAGVRRVLTSVGRKGEKLPVFKMPHLEGWATSGNVLVLPEVGRHEAVLADAQSWEELARIPVAGQVVFAVANPAGRHVWLNFAPPHNDTVQILDVASRRIVATLKPGRAVLHMEFTPRGEAVWVSCRDDDRIQIYDSYSFELLGSLPAKSPSGIFFTHRAHRIGL; encoded by the coding sequence ATGCGCCCTGACTGGTGGCTGATGCTTGTGCTCTTCCTGGGCGGCTGCGCAAGCACGTCCTTGCGGGGCACTGGCGACCTCGGTGTGGTCATTGAGCGCGCCAGCGGCAGCATCCAGGTGGTGGACACCTCCCGCCGGGTATCCCTCGGGCGGGTGGAAGGACTCGGCGATCTTTCCCATGCCTCGGTCAATTTCAGCCGCGATGGCCGCTTTGCCTATATCTTCGGCCGGGATGGGGGTCTCAGCCGGGTGGACCTGCTGACCCTGAAGGTGACACATCGCATCCTGCAAAGCGGCAACAGCATCGGCGGCGCGATCTCGCAGGATGGACGGCTCATCGCCGCAGCCAATTACACGCCAGGGGGTGTGAAAATCTTTGCCGCCGACGACCTGCATCTGCTCGCCGAGATCCCGGCCGTCGGTGCCGATGGCCGACCTTCCAAGGTGGTGGGGTTGGTGGACGCCCCCGGTCGGCGATTTATCTTCAGCCTGTTCGAAGCCGGGGAAATCTGGGTGGCCGACGTGCGCGATCCGCACCGGCCGCGACTGAGCAAATATCCCGCCATGGGTCGCGAACCCTATGACGGCATGATCAGCGCCGATGGCCGCTTTTACGCGGCGGGGCTGTTCGGAGAGGATGGCGTGGCGCTACTCGACCTCTGGCAGCCCGCAGCGGGCGTGCGGCGTGTCCTCACCAGTGTGGGCCGTAAGGGGGAAAAGCTGCCCGTGTTCAAGATGCCCCACCTGGAAGGCTGGGCCACGAGCGGCAATGTCCTCGTCCTACCGGAGGTCGGTCGGCACGAAGCCGTACTCGCCGATGCGCAGAGCTGGGAGGAACTCGCCCGCATTCCCGTAGCCGGCCAGGTGGTGTTCGCTGTGGCCAACCCCGCCGGACGCCATGTCTGGCTCAATTTCGCCCCCCCGCACAACGACACCGTCCAGATCCTTGACGTGGCCAGCCGCCGCATCGTCGCCACCCTGAAGCCGGGGCGCGCCGTGTTGCACATGGAATTCACCCCCCGCGGAGAGGCGGTGTGGGTGTCCTGTCGTGACGATGACCGAATCCAGATCTACGACAGCTACAGCTTCGAATTGCTCGGCAGTCTGCCGGCGAAAAGCCCCAGCGGGATTTTCTTCACCCATCGTGCCCACCGGATCGGACTATGA
- a CDS encoding 4Fe-4S binding protein — MLALLCFPRIAAGVELGPLPPEAASLFPEAERFGAVEGSPPAAAVYVQEAAGERLIGYVFSTADVVEIPGYSGRPIHLLIGLETEGRLRGVRILHHEEPILAAGVSEARLSAFIGQYRGKPADGRILVGARSPGHATVDAISGATITMMVINATINRAVKQVAASRGISAAGVTEEAPLLSTGAMAPPAPPAKPARETPPARLPPRAAKPPPAPLPLAGENIPPKVPTTAQGKAEPPLWQIVWRQRIPEIILLGLGLTVLTGILLFQDYLARHPRLLRRLRLAFLTYTLLFVGWYALGQLSILNVFTFLHAVMHQFSWETFLIDPVLFLLWSFVAVTLLLWGRGVYCGWLCPFGALQELAFQLGQRLRLPVLPLPQVVHERLLALKYVIMIGLFGLSLQSITWAIQGAEIEPFKTAITLRFQREWGYVLFALAVIAIGLFNRKAYCKYLCPLGAALVIPGRFHTFEWLRRRKECGKPCQVCAVECEVQAIRATGEIVVNECHHCLDCQVTFYDENKCPPLVERRKRRERGGRARELARGMGEPLTGDLQVIPVRVDTGEKKGTLDPDQ, encoded by the coding sequence ATGCTGGCGCTGCTTTGCTTCCCCCGGATCGCTGCCGGTGTGGAACTGGGTCCCCTTCCCCCGGAGGCGGCGAGCCTGTTTCCGGAGGCAGAACGCTTCGGGGCAGTTGAGGGCAGCCCGCCGGCCGCTGCCGTTTACGTGCAGGAGGCGGCGGGGGAGCGCCTCATCGGTTATGTCTTCTCCACCGCGGATGTGGTGGAGATTCCCGGCTACTCAGGGCGGCCGATCCATCTCCTCATCGGGTTGGAGACGGAGGGACGGCTGCGCGGTGTGCGCATCCTGCACCACGAGGAACCGATCCTCGCGGCAGGGGTGAGCGAGGCACGCCTCTCCGCCTTCATCGGACAGTACCGGGGCAAGCCGGCAGACGGGCGGATTCTGGTGGGTGCGCGTTCCCCGGGCCACGCCACGGTGGATGCCATTTCCGGCGCCACCATCACCATGATGGTGATCAATGCCACGATCAACCGGGCGGTGAAGCAGGTGGCGGCTTCACGGGGCATCAGCGCCGCCGGGGTCACCGAGGAGGCCCCGCTTCTTTCCACGGGGGCCATGGCCCCGCCAGCTCCCCCTGCCAAGCCGGCCCGCGAAACGCCCCCTGCCCGGCTTCCGCCGCGGGCCGCCAAACCGCCGCCGGCTCCGCTGCCGCTAGCGGGCGAAAACATCCCGCCCAAGGTGCCCACCACGGCACAAGGGAAAGCCGAGCCACCCCTCTGGCAAATCGTCTGGCGACAGCGTATTCCCGAGATCATCCTCCTTGGCCTGGGGCTCACGGTGCTGACGGGGATCCTCCTCTTCCAGGATTACCTGGCGCGTCATCCACGCCTGCTGCGTCGGCTGCGCCTCGCGTTCCTCACCTATACCCTCCTGTTCGTCGGCTGGTACGCCCTGGGCCAGCTTTCGATCCTCAATGTCTTCACTTTTCTGCACGCGGTCATGCACCAGTTCAGCTGGGAGACGTTCCTCATCGATCCCGTGCTGTTCCTCCTTTGGTCCTTCGTCGCGGTAACACTCCTCCTGTGGGGGAGAGGCGTCTATTGCGGCTGGCTGTGTCCCTTCGGCGCCCTGCAGGAGCTCGCATTTCAACTGGGTCAGCGGCTGCGGCTGCCGGTCCTTCCCCTGCCGCAGGTGGTGCACGAGCGGCTGCTCGCCCTCAAATATGTGATCATGATCGGCCTCTTCGGCTTGTCGCTGCAGTCCATCACTTGGGCCATCCAGGGTGCCGAAATCGAGCCGTTCAAGACCGCCATCACCCTTCGCTTTCAAAGGGAGTGGGGCTACGTCCTGTTTGCCCTGGCGGTGATCGCCATCGGCCTGTTCAACCGGAAGGCCTATTGCAAATACCTCTGCCCCCTGGGGGCGGCACTGGTCATCCCCGGCCGTTTCCATACCTTCGAATGGCTGCGGCGACGCAAGGAGTGCGGCAAGCCCTGCCAGGTGTGTGCCGTGGAGTGCGAGGTGCAGGCCATCCGGGCCACGGGGGAAATTGTCGTCAACGAGTGTCACCACTGCCTGGATTGCCAGGTGACTTTCTACGACGAAAACAAATGTCCGCCCCTGGTGGAGCGGCGCAAACGCCGCGAACGCGGGGGACGGGCGCGGGAACTCGCGCGTGGTATGGGCGAGCCCCTAACCGGAGACCTGCAGGTGATCCCCGTGCGCGTCGACACTGGGGAAAAGAAGGGAACTCTTGATCCAGATCAATGA
- a CDS encoding Lrp/AsnC family transcriptional regulator, with the protein MSDFTFQLLNDFQRDFPLVPAPFHAIGDQLGLRAEEVIRSLRTLMKQGLISRIGAVLRPNRVGVSTLAALSVPPQALEEVAAVISALPQVNHNYEREHHFNLWFVVTAADSAGLDQVFADIVRKTGLAPLRLPLEREYHIDLGFDLRARVATSHGESLPEAAPPAPLDAGDYALIGAIQDGLPLLPRPFAHIAHHIGMAESEVLSRLQRLKAAGVIKRFGVVVRHHELGFQANAMAVWDVPDGVVDHVGTGVGGSGLVNLCYRRPRRLPDWRYNLFCMIHGRDRDAVAQRLAELNQRWGLTAYPQAVLFSRRRFKQTGARYVHRDSAARMA; encoded by the coding sequence ATGAGCGATTTCACCTTCCAGTTGCTCAATGATTTCCAGCGCGACTTTCCCCTCGTGCCTGCGCCCTTTCATGCCATTGGCGATCAACTCGGGTTGCGCGCCGAGGAGGTCATCCGCAGTCTGCGCACCCTGATGAAGCAGGGCCTGATCAGCCGCATCGGTGCCGTCTTGCGCCCCAACCGGGTGGGCGTTTCCACCCTCGCCGCCCTGAGTGTGCCGCCGCAGGCGCTGGAGGAGGTCGCGGCCGTCATCAGCGCCCTGCCCCAGGTCAACCACAACTATGAGCGCGAGCACCATTTCAACCTGTGGTTCGTCGTCACCGCCGCCGACAGCGCAGGTCTGGATCAGGTGTTCGCCGATATCGTCAGAAAGACCGGGCTTGCGCCCCTGCGCCTGCCTTTGGAACGCGAATACCACATCGACCTCGGCTTCGATTTGCGTGCGCGGGTGGCCACGAGCCATGGTGAGTCCCTGCCCGAGGCCGCACCCCCTGCACCGCTCGACGCCGGGGATTACGCGCTCATCGGCGCCATTCAGGACGGTCTGCCCCTCCTGCCCCGTCCCTTCGCCCACATTGCGCACCACATTGGCATGGCGGAATCCGAGGTCTTATCCCGCCTGCAAAGGCTTAAGGCGGCGGGTGTCATCAAGCGCTTCGGCGTGGTGGTCCGCCACCATGAGCTAGGCTTTCAGGCCAACGCCATGGCTGTCTGGGACGTGCCCGACGGCGTAGTGGATCACGTGGGCACTGGTGTCGGTGGCAGCGGTCTGGTCAACCTCTGTTACCGGCGGCCCCGTCGTCTGCCCGACTGGCGGTACAACCTCTTTTGCATGATCCACGGCAGGGACCGCGACGCCGTGGCACAGCGTCTCGCCGAACTGAACCAGCGTTGGGGGCTTACCGCCTACCCGCAGGCCGTCCTGTTCAGCCGGCGCCGCTTCAAACAGACCGGGGCGCGCTACGTGCACCGGGATTCTGCAGCGAGGATGGCGTGA